A window of Photobacterium toruni genomic DNA:
TTTGAGTGATGGATATGTTTAATTCTCTACCAATTTTCCCTGTAAAGTCACCTACAACTTGGTTCATTAATTCGCCTAAAATATTGGCCACATCATCAGCGGTATGATGAATGGAAAGATCAGCGTCAGTAAATCCCATTCGTAGCATATAATTCTGATACAGTTCCATAGCAGCTGATGCTGAGAAATTAGTCACAACTAAGCCAGTAAAGCCGCCATCAAAGAGGACAAAACAACCGATATCAGGCTTTAAGCTTGTTTTATTGATTTTTTGTACCATTGGTGAGTATTTAATATTACTTTCCGTTGCTCGTGACAACACATCAGACAGCGAGTGACATAGTTTAATTAAAATATCGTCGGTAGTGATTGTATGATTTTTTCGCATATACAGCAGCCTTGTAAACCGTATTTATAACTAATAAATGAAACATCAATAGCTAAAGCCGATAGTTCTGTCGCCTTTATACTACAAATTAAAGTGCAGTTAATACTATCGGCTTATATGGTCAGGACTTAAATGATTAATTACTTTTATTACAAGAATGATTGTAGTGTTAAGAAAATTGTTTATCTAAGTATGCAATGATATCGTTTGACTCATACATCCAAGTCACTTTCCCATTTTCTTCAATACGTAAACAAGGAACCTTACGTCTTCCTCCTTGCTCTAGTAGTTCTTGAGCCCATGGTGAAACTTTGGCATCACGCGTAGTCAGTGGTAAATTTAAACGTTTAGCATGACGACGTACTTTTACACAAAAAGGGCATGTTTCAAATTGGTAGAGCTGCATATTAGCCACAGCAATATCAATTTTTTGTTGAGCTGTTGCTGAACGTTGTATGCTTCGTGGAGTGAACAACGCATTGAGAATAAGAATGATTTTACCTATTATCCAACGAAGAACTTTCATATTTTATCCTACTGGCGATATAAAATTATGTTGTGATTCTATTATAAAAATATCATTAGGTAACCATATAGTCAGGTATAAAGTTGTGTTGATTGTTGATTGTTGATTGTTAATTGTATTGTGTTTTTTATAAGTGTATTTAGTTGAAAATTGTTAAGTGTCTGGTTTTTTCTTTATTGTGATGATAATTAATTGGAACTAAGATCAATATTTAGATGTATGTCACTGAATGCATAATTTTAAAGTGCAGCACAATGTTACTTTGCTTTATACTTATACTAAAGTTTGGCGGGTAAGTGATTAATCTGATGTTCAACAATATAAATATTCTCATTTGTGACGATTCAGTATTAGTTCATAAATCAATTACGCGGCTATTACAATCATGCAGTAATGCAACTTTTTTCTATGCTGAGAATGGAAAAAAAGGGTTAGATTGCCTAAAAAATAATGATATTGATATTATGTTTTTAGACTTAACGATGCCTATTATGGATGGTTTTAGTGTCATGGCGTCTTTACCTGTGCGTGAATATAATACGACGATTATTATATTATCTGCGGATGTTCAATTAGCGGCAGTGGAAAGAAGTTTAGCATTAGGCGCTGATCATTTTTTATCTAAACCCTTTGATCATGATGAATTAATAGAACTCTCTCAACGTCTAGGGTTAATTTTTGATCGTACCCAATTGCCACAATTAAATAGTCATTTAGACAATGATTCTATTGAATGCATTCGTGAATTAGCCAATATTGCATTAGGACGAGGCGCTGCAATTATTTCTGATCATCTTGGTGATTTTATTAAAATGCCATTACCTAATGTGGCTTTTATGAATAGCAGTGACCTATCAATGGCGATTGCGGATATTCGTAACGATCATGAACTTATTGCCATTACCCAACGTTTTGTAGGTGGTGGTATCCATGGTGAAGCCTTGGTTGAGTTACATGGTAAAGATATTAATTTATTTGGTGAAAAACTGGGTTTTAGCCAGACGGATGAATATAAGAATGAAGTGGTTATCGATATTGCCAATTTAATGGTTTCTTCTTTTTTAGTTGCATTATCTGAACAAATTTCTATTCTATTTTCTGTGCGACAGCCCATTGTATTAGAAGAATATATGAACTTACATCATACTCATTGTCATAAGCAGACTTTTTTTTCAATTGAATATACCTATAAAGCAGAAAATTTAGATGTTGAGTGTGAGGTTTTATTTATTATGGATAGCCATTCTTTAGCAATTATTAATAATAAAATGATGGGATCATTACATTGAACGAAATATCTTTAGCTGATTTCCATTTAACAATGCAAGTATTAGATAATCTTGATGTTGGTGTTGTTATATTAGATGAAAATTATAATGTTTGTGCGTGGAATACTTTTATGCAGGCATATAGTGGTATTTCTAGTGTTAAAATTATAGGTGAGTCACTATTTGATATTGTCCCTGATTTACCCCATTCATGGTTACAAAGTAAAATACAATCGACGTTTAAATTGAGAATGCGATCATTTTCAGCATGGGAAGATCGACCATGGGTCTTCCGTTTTTTGAATTTTTGTCCTGTTTCGGGCAGTTCAGATATTATGTTTCAAAATATGACGTTAACACCACTACGTTCTCTTTCTGGTGAATATACGCATATTTGTTTAACAATTACCGATGTTACTGATATTGCTAAAAATAAAAATCATCTTCGTGATTCTAATAAACAACTGACATATTTAAGTATTACTGATCGCTTAACTCAGCTTTACAATCGTGGCCATTGGGAAAGTTGTTTAGCAGATGCATTTGAACACTGCCATCAAACTCAAATACCAGCGACATTGATCATGTTTGACATTGACCATTTTAAACGTGTGAATGATACCTATGGTCATGTTGCTGGTGATGGAGTCATTAAAGTGATTGCTGATATATTACGACGTACTAAACGTCAGACTGATATTGCAGGGCGATATGGCGGTGAAGAATTTGGTATTATTCTGCCTGGTACTTCTGCTGAGTTAGCTGGATATTTTACCGAAAGATTGCGTAATCGTATCGAACAAGAAACGATATTTGATGATCAGCGAGGTACGATTAACGTAACAATCAGTTTAGGAATAAGTGAATGGAATTCGACCTTAACAGATTATAAATCGTGGTTAGAAAAATCAGATCTAGCGTTATATGAATCAAAGAAAAGAGGTCGAAATACGACAACTATTATTACTCATGATGATTGTTACAGCGATAGCAAAGGAGAGTTTATTTTATTGGATAATGATCAACATCTGCCTGCAAAATAGCCAATAGTGAAGAGCGAATCCTCGAATAATGATAATGACTGTATGTTTAGTAGGGGTTTCGGTAAGATGCTCGCGTTTTTCCTG
This region includes:
- a CDS encoding DUF3334 family protein, which produces MRKNHTITTDDILIKLCHSLSDVLSRATESNIKYSPMVQKINKTSLKPDIGCFVLFDGGFTGLVVTNFSASAAMELYQNYMLRMGFTDADLSIHHTADDVANILGELMNQVVGDFTGKIGRELNISITQNQPKMLALHKQIILSVDTNLDRPEVRRVSFTTANNNIFYLELAMDRTEFIQLGKFEIDEQDPDTIFETATVARQQQDKPISGSNDSTNENPNENQDLLDQLGL
- a CDS encoding glutathione S-transferase N-terminal domain-containing protein; the protein is MKVLRWIIGKIILILNALFTPRSIQRSATAQQKIDIAVANMQLYQFETCPFCVKVRRHAKRLNLPLTTRDAKVSPWAQELLEQGGRRKVPCLRIEENGKVTWMYESNDIIAYLDKQFS
- a CDS encoding response regulator, whose protein sequence is MFNNINILICDDSVLVHKSITRLLQSCSNATFFYAENGKKGLDCLKNNDIDIMFLDLTMPIMDGFSVMASLPVREYNTTIIILSADVQLAAVERSLALGADHFLSKPFDHDELIELSQRLGLIFDRTQLPQLNSHLDNDSIECIRELANIALGRGAAIISDHLGDFIKMPLPNVAFMNSSDLSMAIADIRNDHELIAITQRFVGGGIHGEALVELHGKDINLFGEKLGFSQTDEYKNEVVIDIANLMVSSFLVALSEQISILFSVRQPIVLEEYMNLHHTHCHKQTFFSIEYTYKAENLDVECEVLFIMDSHSLAIINNKMMGSLH
- a CDS encoding GGDEF domain-containing protein, which codes for MNEISLADFHLTMQVLDNLDVGVVILDENYNVCAWNTFMQAYSGISSVKIIGESLFDIVPDLPHSWLQSKIQSTFKLRMRSFSAWEDRPWVFRFLNFCPVSGSSDIMFQNMTLTPLRSLSGEYTHICLTITDVTDIAKNKNHLRDSNKQLTYLSITDRLTQLYNRGHWESCLADAFEHCHQTQIPATLIMFDIDHFKRVNDTYGHVAGDGVIKVIADILRRTKRQTDIAGRYGGEEFGIILPGTSAELAGYFTERLRNRIEQETIFDDQRGTINVTISLGISEWNSTLTDYKSWLEKSDLALYESKKRGRNTTTIITHDDCYSDSKGEFILLDNDQHLPAK